The stretch of DNA TGGGGAGTTGGGTCGTGGGCCCACGTGTACCGTATGTGTCGTAAGGGTCAACGTTGGAGCTGGGGATGTTCCACCACTGGATGGTTGAGTCGATGCCGCCGCTGAAACACTGTTCGCCACTGGAGGTCATCGCCAACGACAACACTGGACCACTACCGAGAAAGATTGATTTCCACACTTTCAGGATTATAACAGTCGCCTtttaatatatttcaatatattttgaatattttatttGAACTTTAATTTATTATATTGATTAATTTTCTAACcctcatcatgtgtgtgtgtgtgtgtgtgtgtgtgtgtgtgtgtttggatacGTACATGTGGGCTCTGAATGTGTAGATGGGTTCCACATCAAAAGAGGCACTTCTGAAAAGCAATGGAGATAAAAACATACAGttatttcatcatcatcatcatcatcatgatggTCACACAGCCTCTTCATCATCTGCTGCACAGAGCGTCTGTCCTACAAGCCGATGACACACCGCAGTAAATCCTGAGGGGACTTCTTTACAGGGATTATGTGCAGGACTTGAACGCATCACAGAAAAGCTGCGACAaggagaaaatgagatgcaaaTACTGAAGACCTGTCGGTGTGAGAGGAAGATTTTCCTCTGCGGCAGAGAGAAGTTTAAAGATGACGAGGAAAACCGTCAAATCTCTGCCGCTGACTCGTTCTCACGAGTTCATCCTCTCAGCCGACAGGTCATCagcagctcaggtccagctgACGTGCTGGATCGGAGCTGTGTTCGTGGTCAGTGATGGCGTCTGCGTACTTTTTGGCAGGGACGGTCTTGGTGAGGTTCCACAGTTTGAGGGTGTGATCCTCAGACACAGTGACCAGACAGGGCTCGACGGGGTGGAAGGCCAGCGCTCGGACGCCGTCGAAGTGGCTCCGCAGCGTGTACTTAGGGTTCCACGTCTTCCTGAACGAAGACTCCTTATTGGTCGGCAGctgaagagaaacagaaaatgagGGCGTGAATGACCTGATCAGTGAAAATCTGCTTCTTAAACAACAGTCGCTGCTTGTTCTCACATCATAGCCGTAGTCTGCTTCGTCGTTGGCAACGGTAAGGTCAGCGAGGTCGCCCAAACCCAGCACGCTTTCCAACACGTCGTCTGACCCGCCCAACAGGAAGGACTTCCCCCCTCCAGTAGGAAACGGTAGCGGCTCCGCTGCAGAGGGACACAAATATTCAGCATCTCCTCAGGATCCTTTGTTTCCTGTACTCACCAGCAGAGGCGTCTCTTACCCCACTCCGTCCCGTCTCCGGAGCTCCGAGCCTCACCTGCCCCCTCTCCGTCTTCCGCCGTCACCAGGAAGTCAAACTCTTTCAGCGCCTCCTCTGTGTCAGCGTCGTCCTCTGACGCCAAGCCCTCGTTCcccacctgcaggaggaggcgTTAGAAACggtcagcacacagacagaggtgcTCAGCGGCCGTGTGGACGGGCCTGTCTCaacctttgttttgtgtttcttggCTCGATGGTGTTTATCTGTGCTGATGTCATCCATCAGgtctccctcttcatcctcatcttcatcgcTGTCCTCTGCGTTTTCCAGGAAGTTGAACGTCTCTAGAACATCTCCTGGACTCCTGAACATGAGCACAAACATGGTCACACATTCCCCCTGTGTGCGTGtcatgttgtgtctctgtggcacgtgtctgtttgtgtgtctctgtgtgtgtctctgtgtgtgtctgtttgcgtgtctctgtgtgtgtctgtttgtgtgcctctgtgtgtgtctgtttgcgtgtctctgtgtgtgtctgtttgtgtgtctctgtgtgtgtctctgtgtgtgtctgtttgcgtgtctctgtgtgtgtctgtttgtgtgcctctgtgtgtgtctgtttgcgtgtctctgtgtgtgtctgtttgcgtgtctctgtgtgtgtctgtttgtgtgtctctgtgtgtgtctctgtgtgtgtctgtttgtgtgcctctgtgtgtgtctgtttgcgtgtctctgtgtgtgtctgtttgtgtgtctctgtgtgtgtgtgtgtctgtgcgtgtctgtttgcgtgtctctgtgtgtctgtgcatgtctgtTTGCGTGTCTCTGTTTgagtgtctgtgcgtgtctgtttgagtgtctctgtgtgtgtgtgtgtgtctctgtgtgtctgtttgagtgtctgtgcgtgtctgtttgagtgtctctgtgtgtgtgtgtgtgtctctgtgtgtctgtttgagtgtctctgtgtgtctgtttgcgtgtctctgtatgtgtctgtgcgtgtctgagtgtctctgtgtgtctgtttgcgtgtctctgtgtgtctgtttgcgtgtctctgtgtgtctgtgcgtgtctgtttgCGTGTCTCTGtttgagtgtctctgtgtgtctgtttgcgtgtctctgtgtgtctgtttgcgtgtctctgtgtgtctgtttgcgtgtctctgtgtgtctgtttgcgtgTCTGTTtgagtgtctctgtgcgtgtctctgtttgcgtgtctctgtgtgcgtgtctctgtgtgtctgtttgcatgtctctgtgcgtgtctgtttgcgtgtctctgtgtgcgtgtctctgtgtgtctgtttgcatgtctctgtgcgtgtctgtttgcgtgtctctgtgtgtctgtgcgtgtctgtttgCGTGTCTCTGtttgagtgtctctgtgtgtctgtttgcatgtCTCTGTGCGTGCCTGtttgcgtgtctctgtgtgtctctgtttgcgtgtctctgtgcgtgtctctgtgcgtgtctgtgtgcgtgtctctgtgcgtgtctgtgtgcgtgtctctgtgcgtgtctgtgtgcgtgtctctgtgcgtgtctgtgtgcgtgtctctgtgtgtctctgtgcgtgtctgtgtgcgtgtctctgtgtgtctctgtttgcgtgtctctgtgtgcatgtctctgtgcgtgtctgtgtgcgtgtctctgtgcgtgtctgtgtgcgtgtctctgtgcgtgtctgtgtgcgtgtctctgtgcgtgtctgtgtgcgtgtctctgtgcgtgtctgtgtgcgtgtctgcacCTCTTGGTGTCCTTGCGGCGCTCCGTCCCGTTGATCAGGTGCTGCAGGTTCTTGTTCTCCACAGAGCCGTTCTGCTCAGAGCCCGACAGGCCGAGCAGAGACCTCACCCTCTGAGTGCGGACGTCAAGGATGGTGTCTGTGTATCCCACTTCTTGCAGGTACCTGAACACAACACGCAGTATCAACACCTGTCCTCCGACGGTTTGACGATGGTCACCTGATGCATTTTACTCATTATAAACTGTGGCCTCAgctcaggtctggggaacgtaCTGTCGGAGCAGCTGCCGTCCTTGTTTCCAGGTGAGCtgactgttggcaggaacagcaGAGACCTCCGAGTCTTTGGTGTCTACAGGACAAAAAACAGGAGTAGTGACTGACACAGCGCCACCTTCAGGAAACACCATGTTTGAGTTTTTACAGCTTGTACAGAAACGTTTAGAATATTTAATGAGAACAAAGTGGTTTGGATGAACTCTATTTGAGCTCAGATGTTCTGATGGAACCGAATGACACATGTGATACATTCAGGTACCACTGGAGAAGTCCAACGCAGGTTCAGATCTTTTAGAAATGATTTGACGatctgaagaagaggagggtgaagaagaggagTACGTGTATCACCTACCTGATTCAAAGCTTGGCATCTTCATCTCTCCTTGGTTTAACTCTGTTCCATATTTTAATTTATGATATTTTgctctgagaaaaaaacaaaataacagatgTTAACCTCCAGATGTGCGGTTAAAGGGCAAACAGAGCACACGAGGCTGTGTCTGCTCAGCTGTGTGCACCGTGTACCGACAGCTCAGAGGTTCAGGTTCTTACCTTTCCTGCTTTAATGCGTACTCTAACAT from Parambassis ranga chromosome 22, fParRan2.1, whole genome shotgun sequence encodes:
- the strn3 gene encoding striatin-3, which gives rise to MDEHPGGGGVGPRQPPPQQQQQQGSNSNTNPPIGGVMVPHQPDELPRPQQQYTIPGILHYIQHEWARFEMERAHWEVERAELQARIAFLQGERKGQENLKNDLVRRIKMLEYALKQERAKYHKLKYGTELNQGEMKMPSFESDTKDSEVSAVPANSQLTWKQGRQLLRQYLQEVGYTDTILDVRTQRVRSLLGLSGSEQNGSVENKNLQHLINGTERRKDTKRSPGDVLETFNFLENAEDSDEDEDEEGDLMDDISTDKHHRAKKHKTKVGNEGLASEDDADTEEALKEFDFLVTAEDGEGAGEARSSGDGTEWAEPLPFPTGGGKSFLLGGSDDVLESVLGLGDLADLTVANDEADYGYDLPTNKESSFRKTWNPKYTLRSHFDGVRALAFHPVEPCLVTVSEDHTLKLWNLTKTVPAKKSASFDVEPIYTFRAHIGPVLSLAMTSSGEQCFSGGIDSTIQWWNIPSSNVDPYDTYDPSVLAGSWTGHTDAVWGLAYSDIKSRLLSCSADGTVKLWNPTEKNPCISTFNSNKEHGIPTSVDFNGCDPAHMVASFNSGDVVVYDLETSQNALVLKGQGDSTLPGSNHINKVVSHPTLPVTITAHEDRHIKFYDNKSGKMIHAMVAHLDAVTSLAVDPNGIYLMSGSHDCSLRLWNLDSKTCVQEITAHRKKSEEAIYDVAFHPSKAYIASAGADALARVYV